From a region of the Fischerella sp. JS2 genome:
- a CDS encoding transposase encodes MKARYQYRFYPTDQQQQRLAEWFGCVRIVWNDALALSKASKYPGYNSLAKSLTQSKKTEERRWLNDVSSVPLQQSLKQLKVAYKNYFDSLKGKWKGRKVGQPRFKKKTNDQSATLTKVAFLIKKGEVYLAKIGNLKPIWSRELPCDPSSVTVIKDCANRYFLSFVLEIEANQIDAKNQSIGIDLGIKTFALMSNGEKAKSPDYSKQDRKIRKLQRKLARQQKDSKRRNKTRIQIGKLHNLSADTRKDFLHKLSTKIVSENQTIILEDLHVSGMVKNRRLARSISLQGWREFRNLCEAKSEKFGRDFQTVNRWEPTSQVCSECGFRWGKIDLSIRSVLCLNCGTQQDTDENAARNIEMVGMGHRHDLKRAGATIRLQQSRKLL; translated from the coding sequence ATGAAAGCGAGATATCAATACCGTTTCTATCCAACAGACCAACAGCAACAGAGACTAGCTGAGTGGTTCGGGTGTGTTCGGATAGTTTGGAATGATGCCTTAGCTCTGAGCAAAGCCAGCAAGTATCCCGGTTACAACAGTTTGGCTAAGTCTCTCACTCAGTCTAAAAAGACTGAAGAAAGACGATGGTTGAATGATGTTTCGTCTGTTCCATTACAGCAATCTCTTAAGCAGTTAAAAGTAGCCTATAAAAACTATTTCGATTCGCTTAAAGGCAAGTGGAAGGGTAGAAAAGTAGGTCAACCTCGATTTAAGAAAAAGACTAATGATCAGTCTGCAACGTTGACAAAAGTCGCATTCTTAATCAAGAAGGGAGAAGTCTACCTCGCAAAAATCGGTAACTTAAAGCCGATTTGGTCTAGAGAATTGCCCTGTGATCCAAGTTCAGTCACGGTAATCAAGGACTGTGCTAACCGCTATTTTCTCAGCTTTGTTTTAGAGATTGAAGCAAATCAAATCGATGCTAAAAACCAAAGTATTGGAATTGATTTGGGAATCAAAACGTTTGCACTCATGAGCAATGGCGAAAAAGCTAAGAGTCCGGATTACTCAAAACAAGATCGCAAAATTCGCAAGCTACAACGCAAACTAGCACGTCAACAGAAGGACTCAAAGCGGAGAAATAAAACCCGGATTCAGATTGGTAAACTGCACAATCTAAGTGCTGACACCCGCAAGGATTTCTTGCACAAGCTATCAACTAAAATTGTTAGTGAAAACCAAACGATCATTTTAGAAGATTTGCATGTGTCTGGAATGGTGAAGAATCGACGGTTAGCCCGTTCGATTAGTTTGCAAGGTTGGAGAGAGTTCAGGAATTTGTGTGAAGCTAAATCTGAGAAGTTTGGTAGGGATTTTCAGACTGTCAACAGATGGGAACCCACAAGCCAAGTTTGCTCAGAGTGTGGTTTCCGATGGGGCAAAATCGATCTTTCAATCCGTTCAGTGCTTTGCTTGAATTGCGGTACTCAACAGGACACAGATGAGAACGCAGCCCGAAATATAGAAATGGTCGGCATGGGGCATCGGCACGACCTTAAACGGGCGGGAGCGACCATAAGACTGCAACAGTCACGCAAGTTGCTGTGA
- the groL gene encoding chaperonin GroEL (60 kDa chaperone family; promotes refolding of misfolded polypeptides especially under stressful conditions; forms two stacked rings of heptamers to form a barrel-shaped 14mer; ends can be capped by GroES; misfolded proteins enter the barrel where they are refolded when GroES binds) yields the protein MAKRIIYNENARRALERGMDILAEAVAVTLGPKGRNVVLEKKFGAPQIINDGVTIAKEIELEDHVENTGVSLIRQAASKTNDAAGDGTTTATVLAHAMVKEGLRNVAAGANAILLKRGIDKATNFLVEKIKEHARPVEDSKAIAQVGAISAGNDEEVGQMIAEAMDKVGKEGVISLEEGKSMTTELEITEGMRFDKGYISPYFATDPERMEAVFDDPYLLLTDKKIALVQDLVPVLEQVARQGKPLVIIAEDIEKEALATLVVNRLRGVLNVAAVKAPGFGDRRKAMLEDIAILTGGQLITEDAGLKLENTKLDSLGKARRITITKDNTTIVAEGNEQAVKARCEQIRRQMDETESSYDKEKLQERLAKLSGGVAVVKVGAATETEMKDKKLRLEDAINATKAAVEEGIVPGGGTTLAHLSPQLEEWANGNLKGEELTGALIVARALAAPLKRIAENAGQNGAVIAERVKEKEFNVGFNAATNEFVDLFAAGIVDPAKVTRSALQNAASIAGMVLTTECIVVDKPEPKDSAPAGAGAGMGGDFDY from the coding sequence ATGGCAAAGCGCATTATCTACAACGAAAACGCTCGTCGCGCCTTAGAAAGAGGCATGGATATCCTGGCTGAGGCAGTGGCTGTTACCCTCGGTCCCAAAGGTCGTAACGTAGTACTAGAGAAAAAATTTGGCGCACCCCAAATCATCAATGACGGTGTGACCATTGCTAAAGAAATTGAATTAGAAGACCACGTTGAAAATACAGGCGTTTCTTTGATCCGCCAAGCTGCTTCCAAAACCAACGACGCTGCTGGTGACGGAACCACCACCGCTACTGTTTTGGCACACGCAATGGTCAAAGAAGGCTTGCGGAACGTAGCAGCTGGTGCGAATGCTATTCTGTTGAAGCGTGGTATTGATAAAGCTACCAACTTCTTAGTAGAAAAAATTAAAGAACACGCTCGTCCTGTTGAAGATTCCAAAGCGATCGCTCAAGTTGGTGCAATCTCTGCTGGTAACGACGAAGAAGTCGGTCAGATGATTGCTGAAGCAATGGACAAAGTAGGTAAGGAAGGTGTAATTTCCCTAGAAGAAGGGAAATCTATGACCACCGAATTGGAAATCACCGAAGGGATGCGCTTTGACAAAGGCTACATCTCTCCCTACTTCGCTACCGATCCTGAACGGATGGAAGCAGTATTTGACGATCCTTACTTACTGCTGACCGATAAGAAAATTGCTTTGGTACAAGATTTAGTACCCGTCCTTGAGCAAGTAGCACGTCAAGGCAAACCCTTAGTAATTATTGCCGAAGATATTGAAAAAGAAGCTTTGGCAACCTTGGTTGTTAACCGCCTGCGGGGTGTACTGAACGTAGCTGCGGTGAAAGCTCCTGGATTTGGCGATCGCCGTAAAGCAATGCTGGAAGATATCGCCATTCTCACTGGTGGTCAGTTGATTACTGAAGATGCTGGTCTGAAGCTAGAAAACACCAAACTGGATAGTTTAGGTAAAGCTCGCCGTATCACGATCACCAAAGACAACACCACCATCGTTGCTGAAGGTAACGAGCAAGCTGTGAAAGCTCGTTGCGAACAGATTCGTCGTCAAATGGACGAAACCGAATCTTCCTACGACAAAGAGAAATTGCAAGAGCGTTTAGCTAAGTTGTCCGGTGGTGTAGCAGTAGTTAAAGTTGGTGCTGCTACCGAAACCGAAATGAAAGACAAGAAACTGCGCCTTGAAGATGCGATCAACGCTACCAAAGCTGCGGTAGAAGAAGGTATCGTTCCTGGTGGTGGTACAACCTTGGCTCACCTCAGCCCTCAGTTGGAAGAGTGGGCAAATGGTAATCTCAAAGGCGAAGAGTTGACTGGTGCGCTGATAGTTGCTCGTGCCTTGGCTGCTCCCCTCAAGCGGATTGCTGAAAACGCTGGTCAGAATGGTGCTGTGATCGCTGAACGCGTGAAAGAGAAGGAATTCAACGTTGGCTTTAACGCAGCTACCAACGAGTTCGTTGACCTGTTTGCTGCTGGTATCGTTGATCCTGCCAAAGTGACCCGTTCTGCACTGCAAAACGCAGCTTCCATCGCTGGTATGGTGTTGACCACAGAGTGTATTGTTGTTGACAAGCCAGAGCCTAAAGATAGCGCTCCTGCTGGTGCTGGTGCTGGTATGGGCGGCGACTTCGATTACTAA